The following coding sequences are from one Primulina eburnea isolate SZY01 chromosome 15, ASM2296580v1, whole genome shotgun sequence window:
- the LOC140814382 gene encoding uncharacterized protein isoform X2: MLVFDKEVSKQTNLKRFLNCTTPVVPSQFLSENEMRKLNKLWHPCEKGNIDYFTLGDLWDSFDEWSACGLGVSIVSDTGQNSVLYFVPYLSAIQIFTSNSSVNCFREETESLNETRNSFSDSFSDESESEKLSRWDGCSSEEGLFEPDNSRHKNDRLGNLYFQYFETSSPYGRAPLIDKIRNFTQRYPGLMSLRSVDLSPASWMAVAWYPIYHIPTGRTIKDFQTCFLTYYTISSSFRDSEDDSGNERNEKGETIALPPFGLATYKMQGDIWISGESGRDQERLVSLLSSADSWLKQLQVQHHDFNYFMGIRNG, translated from the exons ATGTTGGTTTTTGACAAGGAGGTTTCAAAACAAACCAATCTTAAACGCTTCTTGAATTGCACGACACCAGTGGTTCCATCTCAATTCTTGTCCGAG AATGAGATGAGAAAACTTAATAAACTATGGCATCCATGTGAAAAGGGCAACATTGACTACTTCACATTGGGTGATCTTTGGGATAGTTTTGATGAATGGAGTGCATGTGGGCTTGGAGTTTCAATCGTTTCTGATACTGGCCAAAACTCAGTCCTGTATTTTGTGCCTTATCTCTCTGCCATCCAAATTTTCACTAGCAATTCATCTGTAAACTGTTTCAG GGAAGAGACCGAATCCTTAAATGAGACGAGGAATTCGTTTAGCGATTCGTTCAGTGATGAGAGCGAGAGTGAAAAGTTGTCGAGATGGGACGGATGTTCTTCGGAGGAAGGATTGTTTGAACCAGATAACTCCCGTCATAAGAATGACAGATTGGGCAATCTTTACTTTCAGTACTTTGAGACATCATCTCCTTATGGAAGAGCTCCGCTGATCGACAAG ATTCGTAACTTTACTCAAAGATATCCGGGATTAATGTCGTTAAGAAGTGTCGATCTTTCACCTGCTAGTTGGATGGCTGTTGCATG GTACCCGATTTATCACATTCCTACGGGAAGAACAATTAAAGACTTCCAAACGTGCTTTCTCACATATTACACGATTTCTTCTTCCTTTCGAG ATTCTGAAGATGATTCTGGGAACGAAAGAAATGAAAAAGGAGAGACCATAGCCTTGCCTCCATTTGGCTTAGCTACTTACAAGATGCAAGGCGACATTTGGATTTCGGGCGAGAGTGGTAGGGACCAAGAAAGACTCGTGTCCCTTCTGAGCAGCGCAGATTCTTGGCTAAAGCAACTACAGGTCCAACATCACGACTTCAACTATTTCATGGGAATTCGAAATGGCTGA
- the LOC140814382 gene encoding uncharacterized protein isoform X1, with amino-acid sequence MLVFDKEVSKQTNLKRFLNCTTPVVPSQFLSENEMRKLNKLWHPCEKGNIDYFTLGDLWDSFDEWSACGLGVSIVSDTGQNSVLYFVPYLSAIQIFTSNSSVNCFREETESLNETRNSFSDSFSDESESEKLSRWDGCSSEEGLFEPDNSRHKNDRLGNLYFQYFETSSPYGRAPLIDKIRNFTQRYPGLMSLRSVDLSPASWMAVAWYPIYHIPTGRTIKDFQTCFLTYYTISSSFRDTDSEDDSGNERNEKGETIALPPFGLATYKMQGDIWISGESGRDQERLVSLLSSADSWLKQLQVQHHDFNYFMGIRNG; translated from the exons ATGTTGGTTTTTGACAAGGAGGTTTCAAAACAAACCAATCTTAAACGCTTCTTGAATTGCACGACACCAGTGGTTCCATCTCAATTCTTGTCCGAG AATGAGATGAGAAAACTTAATAAACTATGGCATCCATGTGAAAAGGGCAACATTGACTACTTCACATTGGGTGATCTTTGGGATAGTTTTGATGAATGGAGTGCATGTGGGCTTGGAGTTTCAATCGTTTCTGATACTGGCCAAAACTCAGTCCTGTATTTTGTGCCTTATCTCTCTGCCATCCAAATTTTCACTAGCAATTCATCTGTAAACTGTTTCAG GGAAGAGACCGAATCCTTAAATGAGACGAGGAATTCGTTTAGCGATTCGTTCAGTGATGAGAGCGAGAGTGAAAAGTTGTCGAGATGGGACGGATGTTCTTCGGAGGAAGGATTGTTTGAACCAGATAACTCCCGTCATAAGAATGACAGATTGGGCAATCTTTACTTTCAGTACTTTGAGACATCATCTCCTTATGGAAGAGCTCCGCTGATCGACAAG ATTCGTAACTTTACTCAAAGATATCCGGGATTAATGTCGTTAAGAAGTGTCGATCTTTCACCTGCTAGTTGGATGGCTGTTGCATG GTACCCGATTTATCACATTCCTACGGGAAGAACAATTAAAGACTTCCAAACGTGCTTTCTCACATATTACACGATTTCTTCTTCCTTTCGAG ATACAGATTCTGAAGATGATTCTGGGAACGAAAGAAATGAAAAAGGAGAGACCATAGCCTTGCCTCCATTTGGCTTAGCTACTTACAAGATGCAAGGCGACATTTGGATTTCGGGCGAGAGTGGTAGGGACCAAGAAAGACTCGTGTCCCTTCTGAGCAGCGCAGATTCTTGGCTAAAGCAACTACAGGTCCAACATCACGACTTCAACTATTTCATGGGAATTCGAAATGGCTGA